Proteins from one Gemmatimonadales bacterium genomic window:
- a CDS encoding ATP-binding protein produces the protein MSTVIDVPARLDDWSFEQFAASFARAEGGAKVIVDAHACEWISPFGFVGLLAAGQALTERNGAQPLLTVPRDRDVAHFWSRCGFFTQARELFEIHGVVPKVRAAPTTVLLEVTAVRGANDVHAVVSHIQERSAAILTGELRLDAKATMGFGMALSEACQNIVEHAGTGGWVSVHAYNWRRLGRRVVVIAVADAGVGFRHTLEPTQGKSVGERWGDGAALEAALLRNVSRFRDPGRGQGLAGIRRYLHRWQGKITIRSGTARIAINPPWEEDVPLTEGLAPFPGAQVQLVIPAGAQETK, from the coding sequence GTGAGCACCGTGATCGACGTCCCCGCGCGCCTCGACGACTGGTCGTTCGAGCAGTTCGCGGCCTCCTTCGCGCGGGCGGAGGGCGGCGCCAAGGTGATCGTGGACGCTCACGCCTGCGAGTGGATCTCGCCCTTCGGCTTCGTGGGCCTCCTCGCGGCGGGCCAGGCGCTGACCGAGAGGAACGGAGCACAGCCGCTGCTCACGGTGCCCCGGGACCGCGACGTCGCGCACTTCTGGTCGCGTTGCGGCTTCTTCACGCAGGCCCGTGAGCTGTTCGAGATCCACGGCGTGGTGCCCAAGGTGCGGGCCGCGCCGACCACCGTGCTCCTCGAAGTCACCGCGGTCCGCGGCGCCAACGACGTCCACGCCGTGGTCAGCCACATCCAGGAGCGCTCCGCGGCGATCCTCACCGGCGAGCTGAGGCTCGACGCGAAGGCGACGATGGGATTCGGTATGGCGCTTTCGGAAGCTTGTCAGAATATTGTGGAACACGCCGGAACGGGCGGTTGGGTGTCCGTCCACGCGTACAACTGGCGACGTCTCGGCAGGCGCGTCGTGGTGATCGCCGTGGCCGACGCCGGCGTGGGGTTCCGGCACACTCTCGAACCGACGCAGGGCAAGAGCGTGGGCGAGCGCTGGGGCGACGGCGCCGCGCTGGAGGCGGCCCTGCTCCGGAACGTCAGCCGGTTCAGGGACCCGGGCCGCGGGCAGGGGCTCGCCGGGATCCGCCGGTACCTGCATCGCTGGCAGGGCAAGATCACCATCAGGAGCGGCACCGCGCGCATCGCGATCAACCCGCCGTGGGAAGAGGACGTGCCGCTCACCGAAGGTCTCGCGCCGTTCCCCGGCGCGCAGGTTCAACTGGTCATTCCCGCGGGGGCGCAGGAAACGAAGTGA
- the lepA gene encoding translation elongation factor 4, whose product MDARHIRNFCIVAHIDHGKSTLADRLIEATGTLSKREMRAQVLDTMDLERERGITIKLNAVRMSYASPDGGAYELNLIDTPGHVDFTYEVSRSLAACEGAILVVDASQGIQAQTLSNLFLALDAGLEIIPVLNKIDLPSAEPEKRKQEIHDLIGADPDEILLVSAKEGRGVPELLEAIVARVPPPAGDPTAPLRALIFDSYYDRYRGAIPSIRVVDGVLKPKMRIAFGAHDETYEVDEVGYLQLGQRPTDQLSAGEVGYVHANIREVRDTRVGDTVLDADRRATKLLPGYRDVKSMVFAGLYPTAPEAYEDLRDALAKLQMNDGSLHYEPESSVALGFGFRCGFLGLLHMEIVQERLEREFGLDLITTVPNVEYDVYLTDGSKEIVENPSKMPTGSEVDRIEEPFVRARIISPADYIGGLMKLGQERRGTYLGMKYLDPVRVEFEWEFPLAEIILDFYDRLKTLSRGYATLDYEFGGYRASDLVKLDMLINGDSVDAFSVIIHRDKAYEWGRKLAEKLRELIPRQLFEVVIQAAIGNKVIARESVRPLRKNVTAKCYGGDVTRKRKLLEKQKEGKKRMKQVGTVEIPQEAFLAVLKVE is encoded by the coding sequence ATGGACGCCCGTCACATCCGCAACTTCTGCATCGTGGCCCACATCGACCACGGCAAGAGCACCCTCGCCGACCGGTTGATCGAGGCGACGGGCACGCTCTCCAAGCGCGAAATGCGCGCCCAGGTCCTCGACACCATGGACCTGGAGCGGGAGCGCGGCATCACCATCAAGCTCAACGCGGTGCGGATGTCGTACGCCTCCCCCGATGGCGGCGCCTATGAGCTCAACCTCATAGACACGCCGGGCCACGTGGACTTCACCTACGAGGTCAGCCGGTCGCTTGCCGCGTGTGAGGGCGCGATCCTCGTGGTGGATGCGTCGCAGGGGATCCAGGCTCAGACGCTCTCGAACTTGTTCCTGGCGCTCGACGCGGGGCTCGAGATCATCCCGGTCCTCAACAAGATCGACCTCCCTTCCGCCGAGCCGGAGAAGCGCAAGCAGGAGATCCACGACCTGATAGGCGCCGACCCGGACGAGATACTCCTCGTCTCCGCCAAGGAGGGGCGCGGTGTTCCCGAGCTGCTCGAGGCCATCGTCGCGCGCGTCCCGCCGCCCGCCGGCGACCCGACGGCGCCACTGCGCGCGCTCATCTTCGACAGCTACTACGACCGCTATCGCGGCGCGATCCCGTCCATCCGCGTGGTGGACGGCGTCCTGAAGCCCAAGATGCGGATCGCCTTCGGCGCGCACGACGAGACCTACGAGGTGGACGAGGTCGGCTACCTCCAGCTCGGCCAGCGGCCCACCGACCAGCTGAGCGCCGGCGAGGTGGGCTACGTCCACGCCAACATCCGCGAGGTGCGCGACACCCGCGTGGGTGACACGGTCCTCGACGCGGACCGCCGCGCCACGAAGCTGCTCCCCGGCTACCGCGACGTGAAGTCCATGGTGTTCGCGGGGCTATACCCCACCGCGCCGGAAGCCTACGAGGACCTGCGGGACGCGCTCGCCAAACTCCAGATGAACGACGGGTCGCTGCACTACGAGCCCGAGTCGTCGGTCGCGCTGGGCTTCGGCTTCCGCTGCGGCTTCCTCGGCCTCCTGCACATGGAGATCGTGCAGGAAAGGCTGGAGCGCGAGTTCGGCCTCGACCTCATCACCACGGTGCCTAACGTGGAGTACGACGTCTACCTCACCGACGGCTCCAAGGAGATCGTCGAGAACCCGAGCAAGATGCCCACCGGCTCCGAGGTGGACCGCATCGAGGAGCCCTTCGTCCGCGCCCGCATCATCTCGCCCGCGGACTACATCGGCGGGCTGATGAAGCTGGGCCAGGAGCGGCGCGGCACCTATCTCGGGATGAAGTACCTCGATCCCGTGCGGGTCGAGTTCGAGTGGGAGTTCCCGCTGGCCGAGATCATCCTCGACTTCTACGACCGCCTGAAGACCCTCTCGCGCGGCTACGCCACGCTCGATTACGAGTTCGGCGGCTATCGCGCCAGCGACCTGGTGAAGCTCGACATGCTGATCAACGGCGACTCGGTGGACGCCTTCAGCGTGATCATCCACCGGGACAAGGCATACGAATGGGGCCGCAAGCTCGCCGAGAAGCTGCGCGAGCTGATCCCGCGCCAGCTCTTCGAGGTGGTGATCCAGGCGGCCATCGGCAACAAGGTGATCGCGCGGGAGTCGGTGCGGCCGCTTCGGAAGAACGTCACCGCGAAGTGCTACGGCGGCGACGTGACGCGGAAGCGCAAGCTCCTCGAGAAGCAGAAGGAAGGCAAGAAGCGGATGAAGCAGGTCGGCACCGTAGAGATCCCCCAGGAGGCGTTCCTGGCGGTGCTGAAAGTCGAATGA
- a CDS encoding carbohydrate kinase family protein, producing the protein MKRLGVLGTMIWDTIVGRDPGAAPVEEWGGISYSLAGLDTSLPPDWQVVPIVKVGRDLAPRAQEFLRSLSRVASEARFAEVPDPNPRVRLNYTSDERRCEGLIGGIPTWTWEELGPMVMGLDALYVNFITGYECDLPTARSLRQAFHGPIYGDLHSLALGRMDDGTRFERPIAEPLEWLACFDVAQLNEGEMDQLGDEPLALAAGALERGVSAVCVTMGGRGAVYLAAGDFTSLATPGFAHRRAQRSVRGRPIVRTALVKTEGSPVSGDPTGCGDVFGATLMSALLAGMDLEPAVAAANRMARRNVSYRGATGLQRHLRGALSGVRTS; encoded by the coding sequence GTGAAGCGCCTCGGCGTCCTCGGAACCATGATCTGGGACACCATAGTGGGCCGCGACCCCGGCGCGGCACCGGTCGAGGAGTGGGGCGGCATCAGCTATTCCCTCGCGGGCCTCGACACCTCGCTGCCGCCGGACTGGCAAGTAGTGCCGATCGTCAAAGTGGGGAGAGACCTCGCGCCCCGGGCGCAGGAGTTCCTGCGCTCGCTCTCGCGCGTCGCAAGTGAGGCGCGATTCGCCGAGGTCCCGGACCCCAATCCCCGCGTCAGGCTCAACTACACCAGCGACGAGCGCCGCTGCGAGGGACTCATCGGCGGCATCCCGACCTGGACCTGGGAGGAGCTGGGGCCGATGGTGATGGGCCTCGACGCGCTCTACGTCAACTTCATCACCGGCTACGAGTGCGACCTCCCCACCGCGCGGTCGCTGCGGCAGGCCTTCCACGGCCCCATCTACGGCGACCTCCATTCCCTGGCGCTCGGACGCATGGATGACGGCACGCGCTTCGAGCGGCCCATCGCGGAGCCGCTGGAGTGGCTCGCGTGCTTCGACGTGGCGCAGCTCAACGAAGGCGAGATGGACCAGCTGGGCGACGAGCCCCTCGCGCTCGCCGCTGGGGCGCTGGAGCGCGGCGTCTCGGCGGTGTGCGTGACGATGGGCGGCCGCGGAGCCGTGTACCTCGCCGCCGGCGACTTCACTTCGCTCGCCACGCCGGGCTTCGCCCACCGCCGCGCCCAGCGCTCCGTCCGCGGCAGGCCGATCGTGCGGACCGCGCTGGTGAAGACCGAAGGCTCGCCGGTCTCCGGCGACCCGACCGGCTGCGGCGATGTTTTCGGCGCGACCCTCATGTCCGCGCTTCTCGCCGGCATGGACCTGGAACCCGCGGTGGCCGCGGCGAACCGGATGGCGCGACGCAACGTCAGCTATCGCGGGGCCACCGGCCTCCAGCGCCACCTGCGAGGCGCTCTTTCGGGCGTGAGGACCTCGTGA
- a CDS encoding aminotransferase class I/II-fold pyridoxal phosphate-dependent enzyme, giving the protein MKRRTHGPSTIAIHGEGGAHAAADPVAAPIYQSSTFVAPFGPSEEVLYTRYGNNPNQLRLAERLARLEGAEAAIFVGSGMGATALAHLAVLQPGDHILSSEWIYGGTRRLFTEDFARLGIETSLVNPDRRRDWRAKLRKNTRVIFVETPTNPVMRILDLDWLSILTKAEGIALLVDSTFASPINFRPLEHGADVVIHSVTKYLNGHSDVIAGAVAGTEMFVEEVRSRMKVWGQALDPHCAWLIERGMKTLAVRLARHNETGMKVATWLEQQPKVRKVNYPGLQSHPDHELAVKTLDGYGGMVGVELAGGPRAAERFLKALKLIAHAPSLGGVETLVSEPRFTSHAAMTGEQRAAAGIPDGFLRFSLGLEDADDLISDLTRGLAAA; this is encoded by the coding sequence ATGAAGCGCCGCACGCACGGCCCCTCGACGATCGCGATCCACGGCGAGGGCGGCGCCCATGCCGCCGCCGACCCGGTCGCCGCGCCCATCTACCAGTCCAGCACCTTCGTCGCTCCGTTCGGGCCCTCCGAGGAGGTCCTCTACACCCGCTACGGCAACAACCCCAACCAGCTCCGCCTCGCCGAGCGGCTGGCGCGCCTCGAGGGCGCGGAGGCCGCGATCTTCGTGGGGAGCGGCATGGGCGCTACCGCGCTCGCGCACCTCGCCGTGCTCCAGCCAGGCGACCACATCCTCTCCAGCGAGTGGATCTACGGCGGAACCCGCCGGCTCTTCACCGAGGACTTCGCGCGGCTGGGAATCGAGACGTCGCTCGTGAACCCCGACCGGCGGCGCGACTGGCGGGCCAAGCTGCGCAAGAACACCCGGGTGATCTTCGTCGAGACGCCCACCAACCCGGTTATGCGCATCCTCGACCTCGACTGGCTGAGCATCCTCACCAAGGCCGAGGGGATCGCGCTCCTCGTGGACTCGACCTTCGCCTCGCCCATCAACTTCCGGCCGCTCGAGCACGGCGCGGACGTCGTCATCCACTCGGTGACCAAGTACCTCAACGGCCACAGCGACGTGATCGCCGGCGCAGTAGCCGGCACCGAGATGTTCGTCGAGGAAGTGCGCAGCCGGATGAAGGTCTGGGGCCAGGCCCTCGACCCGCACTGCGCGTGGCTGATCGAGCGCGGGATGAAGACCCTCGCGGTGCGACTGGCGCGCCACAACGAGACCGGGATGAAAGTGGCCACCTGGCTCGAGCAGCAGCCCAAGGTGCGGAAGGTCAACTACCCCGGGCTCCAGTCGCACCCGGACCACGAGCTCGCGGTGAAGACCCTCGACGGCTACGGCGGCATGGTGGGCGTCGAACTGGCCGGCGGCCCCAGGGCGGCGGAGCGCTTCCTGAAGGCGCTCAAGCTCATCGCCCACGCCCCCAGCCTGGGCGGCGTCGAGACGCTGGTCTCGGAGCCGCGGTTCACGTCCCACGCCGCCATGACCGGGGAGCAGCGCGCGGCGGCCGGCATCCCCGACGGCTTCCTCCGGTTCTCCCTCGGCCTCGAGGACGCGGACGACCTCATCTCGGACCTCACGCGCGGCTTGGCCGCAGCGTAG
- a CDS encoding sigma-70 family RNA polymerase sigma factor, with amino-acid sequence MTYHRVASSPTPVRASLPTELTRLLEAADPASREQAWDDFVAAYSRLLLHTARSVAHDHDAAMDAYTQVLEGLRADQCRRLRAYQTVAHAKFTTWLVVVARRLCLDHRRIRYGRQPEAGADASPLRRRLADLLAEQLDVADVRASDEDAAAVIEADELRRLLEACSLALDPADRLLLKLRFEDDLPARAIAEVLGFASAFHVYRRLDKVTAALRDCLRRRGVTGPA; translated from the coding sequence GTGACGTACCATAGAGTCGCCTCCTCTCCAACACCGGTGCGCGCCTCGCTTCCTACCGAGCTCACGCGCCTGCTCGAAGCCGCCGACCCGGCGAGCCGCGAACAGGCTTGGGACGACTTTGTCGCCGCCTACAGCCGCCTGCTGCTCCACACCGCGCGGTCAGTGGCGCACGACCACGACGCCGCGATGGATGCGTACACCCAGGTTCTCGAGGGGCTGCGAGCGGACCAGTGCCGGCGGCTGCGCGCCTACCAAACGGTTGCCCACGCCAAGTTCACCACCTGGCTGGTCGTGGTGGCACGCCGCCTGTGCCTCGACCATAGGCGCATCCGCTACGGCCGGCAGCCGGAAGCCGGCGCGGATGCCAGCCCGCTGCGCCGGCGCCTTGCCGACCTGCTGGCTGAACAACTGGACGTCGCGGACGTGCGAGCATCGGACGAGGATGCCGCGGCTGTCATCGAGGCGGACGAGCTTCGCCGGCTGCTCGAGGCCTGCTCGTTGGCGCTGGATCCTGCCGACCGCTTGCTGCTGAAGCTGCGCTTCGAGGACGATCTGCCGGCGCGGGCCATCGCCGAAGTCCTCGGCTTTGCATCTGCTTTCCACGTTTACCGCCGGCTGGACAAGGTCACGGCGGCCCTGCGCGACTGCCTGCGGCGCCGGGGAGTGACCGGGCCGGCGTGA
- a CDS encoding ROK family protein yields MVGVDLGGTNIVVGTVAEDGSALHGVRADWTRPEEGAPAVISRIARLVDESIAEAGRVAGITRDRIAGVGIGSPGPLDREAGMVLVTPNLGWKNLPLRQLVSDATGLPATLDNDANCAIYGEWWVGAAKGSRYLVGITIGTGIGGGIVLDGKIYHGAGDAAGEVGHMTIDSTGRRCKCGNYGCLEAYASGPAIAARAVEGVEAGADTTLPDYVGGDLAKITAQTVYEAAHDDDDYALEVVRDTAKFLGAGVANLINIFNPDTFVIAGGVTLAGDKLYTPLRAEVKRRAFKPAWERCKIVPAELPGTAGVYGAAATFKMQTWGEV; encoded by the coding sequence ATGGTCGGCGTGGATCTGGGTGGGACGAACATCGTGGTCGGCACGGTGGCGGAGGACGGCTCGGCGCTCCACGGCGTGCGCGCCGACTGGACCCGCCCCGAGGAGGGCGCTCCGGCGGTGATCTCGCGCATCGCGCGGCTGGTCGATGAGTCGATCGCGGAGGCGGGGCGCGTGGCAGGCATCACGCGCGACCGGATCGCCGGCGTAGGCATAGGCTCGCCGGGCCCGCTCGACCGCGAGGCGGGGATGGTGCTCGTCACGCCCAACCTCGGCTGGAAGAATCTTCCGCTGCGGCAGCTGGTGAGCGACGCCACCGGGCTTCCGGCCACCCTGGACAACGACGCCAACTGCGCCATCTACGGCGAGTGGTGGGTGGGCGCGGCGAAGGGCTCGCGATACCTGGTCGGCATCACCATCGGGACGGGAATCGGGGGCGGGATCGTGCTCGACGGAAAGATCTACCACGGCGCGGGGGACGCGGCGGGCGAGGTCGGGCACATGACCATCGACTCGACGGGGCGGCGCTGCAAGTGCGGCAACTACGGCTGCCTCGAGGCGTACGCGTCCGGGCCCGCGATCGCGGCGCGCGCGGTCGAAGGGGTCGAAGCGGGCGCGGACACCACGCTCCCCGACTACGTGGGTGGTGACCTGGCCAAGATCACCGCGCAAACGGTGTACGAGGCGGCGCACGACGACGACGACTACGCGCTCGAGGTGGTGCGGGACACCGCCAAGTTCCTGGGCGCCGGCGTCGCCAACCTCATCAACATCTTCAACCCCGACACCTTCGTGATCGCGGGCGGGGTCACGCTCGCGGGCGACAAGCTCTACACGCCGCTCCGGGCCGAGGTGAAGCGGCGCGCCTTCAAGCCGGCCTGGGAACGCTGCAAGATCGTGCCCGCTGAGCTGCCGGGGACGGCCGGGGTCTACGGCGCGGCGGCGACCTTCAAGATGCAGACCTGGGGCGAGGTGTGA
- a CDS encoding glycosyltransferase family 9 protein produces the protein MTERGSEPRLVRLPDGLAAPPLEDATGEPLPAPRPSGRISRSISRGLVIQTAFHGDVILTTPLIRRAAERLGAPVDVVTIPAAAPVLANNPSIREVITFDKNGKDQGIGGFVRMVRKLRVRQYSVAYLAQASPRSALLAVLAKIPRRIGFRGAKGRWFYTHEVWTRGEPHQVERLLALADGAPERREPEIFPSAGEREAVDRLLAEAGITGAFVALAPGSQWGTKRWPYYAELAQALMAEVPLAIVGGPGDRADARAIRNALGDRGQLADGTGKLSILASGELIRRASVLVSNDSAPVHLASAAGTPTIEIYGPTVPAFGFAARAPWSRVVEPDPMTCRPCHHHGPVVCPLVHHRCMRDTQVGRVLAEVRTVLQIVRTRGRRS, from the coding sequence ATGACGGAGCGCGGGAGCGAGCCGCGCCTGGTGCGGCTCCCGGACGGCCTGGCCGCGCCGCCGCTCGAGGACGCGACCGGCGAACCGCTGCCCGCCCCGCGGCCCTCGGGACGCATCAGCCGCTCCATCAGTCGCGGGCTCGTCATCCAGACCGCGTTCCATGGGGACGTGATCCTCACCACGCCGCTGATCCGCCGGGCCGCCGAGCGGCTCGGCGCGCCGGTGGACGTGGTGACGATCCCCGCCGCCGCGCCGGTGCTCGCGAACAACCCGAGCATCCGCGAGGTCATCACCTTCGACAAGAACGGGAAGGACCAGGGCATCGGTGGGTTCGTGCGGATGGTGCGGAAGCTGCGGGTGCGCCAGTACTCCGTCGCCTACCTCGCGCAGGCAAGCCCGCGCTCGGCGCTGCTAGCCGTGCTGGCGAAGATCCCGCGGCGCATCGGTTTCCGGGGCGCCAAGGGCCGGTGGTTCTACACCCACGAGGTCTGGACCCGCGGCGAGCCGCACCAGGTCGAGCGGCTCCTCGCCCTCGCCGACGGCGCGCCCGAACGTCGCGAGCCCGAGATCTTCCCCTCGGCCGGCGAGCGCGAAGCGGTGGACCGGCTCCTCGCTGAAGCGGGCATCACCGGCGCGTTCGTCGCGCTCGCTCCGGGTTCGCAGTGGGGCACGAAGCGCTGGCCCTACTACGCCGAGCTGGCGCAGGCGCTCATGGCCGAGGTCCCGCTCGCGATCGTGGGCGGGCCCGGCGACCGCGCCGACGCGCGCGCCATCCGTAACGCCCTGGGTGACCGCGGACAGCTCGCGGACGGGACCGGGAAGCTCTCGATCCTCGCCTCGGGGGAACTGATCCGCCGCGCGAGCGTCCTCGTCTCCAACGACTCGGCGCCGGTACATCTCGCTTCGGCCGCCGGCACGCCCACGATCGAGATCTACGGCCCGACGGTCCCGGCCTTCGGATTCGCCGCGCGGGCGCCGTGGTCGCGCGTGGTCGAGCCCGATCCCATGACGTGCCGCCCCTGTCATCACCATGGACCCGTGGTGTGCCCGCTGGTGCATCACCGTTGCATGCGGGACACCCAGGTGGGTCGGGTGCTGGCCGAGGTGAGGACGGTGCTCCAGATTGTGCGGACTCGTGGGAGGAGGTCGTAG
- a CDS encoding zf-HC2 domain-containing protein yields MPDGSPIVHLEIAEIAAFVDGALPAGERTRAEAHLADCAECRDELVAVAALLRTAPRRRAWIVPASLAAAAAVALLLVPGLYLSSRLDGDRHREPAVTTTVAPTAIMPRGDMNAVRELMWSAVPRAGRYRVVLLDHGGTLVWRTETPDTAVSIPDSVRLRAGVPYFWKVEAETGFGRWVASDLADFVVGGRPR; encoded by the coding sequence ATGCCTGACGGAAGCCCGATAGTCCACCTGGAGATCGCGGAGATCGCCGCCTTCGTGGATGGTGCGCTGCCGGCGGGGGAGCGTACCCGTGCGGAGGCCCACCTGGCGGACTGCGCCGAGTGCCGGGACGAGCTGGTGGCGGTGGCCGCCCTGCTGCGTACCGCGCCGCGCCGGCGCGCCTGGATCGTGCCCGCCTCCCTGGCCGCGGCGGCCGCGGTGGCGTTGCTGCTCGTGCCGGGTCTGTACCTCTCGAGCCGCCTGGATGGCGACCGCCATCGCGAGCCCGCCGTCACCACGACGGTGGCGCCGACCGCGATCATGCCGCGCGGCGATATGAACGCGGTGCGGGAGCTGATGTGGTCTGCGGTGCCGCGCGCCGGCCGCTATCGGGTGGTATTGCTGGATCACGGCGGCACGCTCGTCTGGCGGACGGAGACACCCGACACGGCGGTGAGCATCCCCGATTCCGTGCGGCTGCGCGCCGGCGTGCCGTATTTCTGGAAGGTGGAGGCTGAGACCGGCTTCGGCCGGTGGGTGGCCTCCGACCTGGCGGATTTCGTGGTCGGCGGGCGGCCCAGGTGA